Below is a window of Cupriavidus sp. MP-37 DNA.
GGCAATCCGCTCGCCTGCCGCGCGGCGCTGGCCACGCTGGACCTGTTCGCGCAGGACGACGTGCTGGCGCGCAACCGCGAGCGCGCGCAGTGGCTGGCCGAAGGCATGGCCGCGCTGGCCGCCGATGCGCGCGTGCACCACGTGCGCCAGCGCGGCCTGATCTGGGCCGCCGACGTGCGCGACGAGGTTGCCGGCGCCGACTTTGCCGCGCGCTTCCACCATGCCGCGCGCGCACGCGAGCTGCTGGTACGCCCGATCGGCCATACGCTCTACGTGATGCCGCCCTATGTCTTCGACGCCGCGCAGGCGCGCTGGCTGGGCGAACAACTGCTGGCCACCCTCGACGACGTGACCGGGAGCGCGGACGTGAGCACGGGCAAGGAGGTGCGCCATGCTGCTTGAACAACTGAAGCAGGCCGCCGAACAGCGCCACGCGCTGGCGCTGACGCGCCGCCGCCGCATTGCGCACAGCGCCTGCGCGCCGCACCAGGCCGTGGGCGAGGACGGCACCGAGGCGGAATCGCTGCTGACCTTCTGCAGCAACGATTACCTTGGGCTGGCCAACCATCCGCAAGTGGTCGCCGCGCTGGTTGAAGGCGCGCAGCGCTATGGCGCCGGCAGCGGCGCCTCGCATCTGGTCAGCGGCCATTCGCTGGCGCACGCGCAGCTGGAGGCCGAGCTGGCGCGCTGGCTCGCGCCGCACATCGCGCAGGCGCGCACGCTGTACTTCTGCACCGGCTACATGGCCAACATGGCGGTGCTGACCGCGTTGGGCACGGCCGGGGCGACGCTGTTCTGCGAGTCGCTCAACCATGCCTCGCTGATCGACGGCGCCCGGCTGGCGCGTGCCGAGGTGCAGCGCTTCCCGCATTGCGATACCGCTGCGCTGGAGGCGTTGCTCGCGGCCAGCACCAGCGCGCGCAAGCTGATCGTCACCGACAGCGTATTCAGCATGGACGGCAACATCGCGCCGCTGCGACAGCTGCTGGCGCTGGCCGAGCGTTATGACGCGTGGATCGTCGTCGACGATGCCCATGGCTTCGGCGTGCTCGGCGAACAGGGCCATGGCGTGCTGGAAGCGCTGGGCCTGTCGTCCGAACGCTTTATCTATATCGGCACGCTCGGCAAGGCCGCCGGCGTCGCGGGCGCCTTCGTCGCCGCGCACGAGACCATCATCGAGCACCTGGTCAACACCGCGCGGCCGTATATCTACACCACGGCCGCACCGCCCGCGGTCGCGCATGCGCTGCTGGCCAGCCTGGCGATCATCGAAGGCGAAGAGGGCCGGCAGCGCCGCGCGCAACTGGCGCGCTGCATCGCGCTGCTGCGCGAGGGCCTGGCGCAGCTGGCCGCGATCGCCGGCTGGACCCTGGGCGACAGCCAGACCGCGGTGCAGCCGCTGATCGTCGGCGACAACGGTGCCGCGCTGGCGCTGTCGGCCACGCTGGAGGCCGACGGCATCCGCGTCGGCGCGATCCGGCCGCCGACCGTGCCCGAGGGCACCGCGCGGCTGCGCATCACGCTGTCGGCCGCGCACGCCGAAGCCGATGTGCGGCGCCTGCTGGATGCGCTCGCCGCCGCGGTGGCGCAGCGGGAGGCCGCATGAGCACCCGCGCTGCCTTCGCCTGCTTCGTCACCGGCACCGATACCGGCATCGGCAAGACCCACGCCAGTGCCACGCTGCTGCATGCGCTCCATGGCGCCGGCTACCGCACCGCGGGCATGAAGCCTGTCGCCAGCGGCAGCGAATGGCGCGACGGCCACTGGCACAACGACGATGTGGCGCAGCTGCGCGCCGCCAGCTCGGTTGCGGTGCCGCTGGGCCAGACCTGCCCGTTCCTGCTGCGTACGCCGTGCTCGCCGCACCTGGCGGCCGCGCAGGAAGGCGTGCGCATCACGCGCGCGCCCATCCGCGCCGCCTTCGACGCGCTGCGCCAGCAGGCCGACGCCGTGGTGGTCGAGGGCGTGGGCGGCTTCAACGTGCCGCTCGACGCCGGCGCGGTGCGCTGGAACACCGCCGACCTCGCGGTGATGCTGAGCGTGCCGGTGGTGCTGGTGGTCGGCATCC
It encodes the following:
- the bioD gene encoding dethiobiotin synthase, yielding MSTRAAFACFVTGTDTGIGKTHASATLLHALHGAGYRTAGMKPVASGSEWRDGHWHNDDVAQLRAASSVAVPLGQTCPFLLRTPCSPHLAAAQEGVRITRAPIRAAFDALRQQADAVVVEGVGGFNVPLDAGAVRWNTADLAVMLSVPVVLVVGIRLGCLNHAMLTAEAIRARGLPLAGWIANRVDPDMLLADENIATLHASLDAPCLGELPWQLAPAAAAGRLDLAPLLAAATRYQTEAAGLAA
- the bioF gene encoding 8-amino-7-oxononanoate synthase, whose translation is MLLEQLKQAAEQRHALALTRRRRIAHSACAPHQAVGEDGTEAESLLTFCSNDYLGLANHPQVVAALVEGAQRYGAGSGASHLVSGHSLAHAQLEAELARWLAPHIAQARTLYFCTGYMANMAVLTALGTAGATLFCESLNHASLIDGARLARAEVQRFPHCDTAALEALLAASTSARKLIVTDSVFSMDGNIAPLRQLLALAERYDAWIVVDDAHGFGVLGEQGHGVLEALGLSSERFIYIGTLGKAAGVAGAFVAAHETIIEHLVNTARPYIYTTAAPPAVAHALLASLAIIEGEEGRQRRAQLARCIALLREGLAQLAAIAGWTLGDSQTAVQPLIVGDNGAALALSATLEADGIRVGAIRPPTVPEGTARLRITLSAAHAEADVRRLLDALAAAVAQREAA